In Candidatus Acetothermia bacterium, a single window of DNA contains:
- a CDS encoding 2-oxoacid:ferredoxin oxidoreductase subunit beta, translated as MPVKTKPIPEAVPGVRHPMEKYLRTDRLPHIWCAGCGLGSALSCFLYALDELGWDPNSVAVVSGIGCTGRIAGYVRLDSYHTTHGRAIPFATGLKLAKPDLHVVVFSGDGDLFAIGGNHFIHAARRNVDLTILCVNNFNYGMTGGQVGPTTPLEGLTTTTPYGNFEHPFNLVHLAASAGASYVARWTALDGRRLQRAMVEAMSKKGLTFVEILSPCPTNYGRRNKLGEGLDELRYYAQHALIRHGADPKEAEIVPGNDFLVGKFVDVEKPTYLEMYEAKVRELGGKR; from the coding sequence ATGCCGGTGAAGACGAAGCCGATCCCCGAGGCGGTGCCCGGGGTGCGACACCCGATGGAGAAGTACCTGCGCACCGACCGCCTCCCCCACATCTGGTGCGCCGGCTGCGGGCTGGGCTCGGCCCTGTCCTGCTTCCTGTACGCGCTCGATGAGCTGGGGTGGGATCCGAACTCGGTGGCGGTGGTGTCCGGGATCGGCTGCACCGGGCGCATCGCCGGCTACGTGCGCCTGGACTCCTACCACACCACCCACGGCCGGGCGATCCCGTTCGCCACCGGGCTTAAACTCGCCAAGCCCGATCTTCACGTGGTCGTGTTCTCCGGGGATGGGGACCTGTTCGCCATTGGCGGCAATCACTTCATCCACGCCGCCCGGCGCAACGTGGACCTCACCATCCTGTGCGTGAACAACTTCAACTACGGGATGACCGGGGGCCAGGTGGGGCCGACGACCCCGCTCGAGGGCTTGACCACCACCACCCCGTACGGGAACTTCGAGCACCCGTTCAACCTCGTGCACCTGGCCGCCTCGGCCGGGGCGAGCTACGTGGCCCGGTGGACGGCCCTCGACGGCCGGCGACTTCAGCGGGCGATGGTGGAGGCGATGTCCAAGAAGGGGCTCACGTTTGTGGAGATCCTGTCGCCTTGCCCCACCAACTACGGCCGGCGCAACAAGCTGGGGGAGGGCCTCGATGAGCTCCGCTACTACGCCCAGCACGCCCTGATCCGCCACGGCGCCGATCCCAAGGAGGCGGAGATCGTCCCGGGGAACGACTTCCTCGTGGGGAAGTTCGTGGACGTGGAGAAGCCGACCTACCTCGAGATGTACGAGGCCAAGGTCAGGGAACTGGGAGGGAAGCGATGA